One segment of Lutra lutra chromosome 12, mLutLut1.2, whole genome shotgun sequence DNA contains the following:
- the FZD10 gene encoding frizzled-10, giving the protein MPRPGPRLWLVLQVMGSCAAISSMDMERPGDGKCQPIEIPMCKDIGYNMTRMPNLMGHENQREAAIQLHEFAPLVEYGCHGHLRFFLCSLYAPMCTEQVSTPIPACRVMCEQARLKCSPIMEQFNFKWPDSLDCSKLPSKNDPNYLCMEAPNNGSDEPSRGSGLFPPLFRPQRPHSAQEHSLRDAGPGRASCDNPGKFHHVEKSAACAPLCTPGVDVYWSRGDKRFAVVWLAVWAVLCFFSSAFTVLTFLIDPARFRYPERPIIFLSMCYCVYSVGYIIRLFAGAESIACDRDSGQLYVIQEGLESTGCTLVFLVLYYFGMASSLWWVILTLTWFLAAGKKWGHEAIEANSSYFHLAAWAIPAVKTILILVMRRVAGDELTGVCYVGSMDVNALTGFVLVPLACYLVIGTSFILSGFVALFHIRRVMKTGGENTDKLEKLMVRIGVFSVLYTVPATCVIACYFYERLNMEYWKILATQHKCRMNNQTKTLDCLMAASIPAVEIFMVKIFMLLVVGITSGMWIWTSKTLQSWQNVCSRRFKKKSRRKPASVLTSGGIYKKAQHPQKTHLGKYEIPAQPPTCV; this is encoded by the coding sequence ATGCCGCGTCCGGGCCCCCGCCTGTGGCTGGTCCTGCAGGTGATGGGTTCGTGCGCCGCCATCAGCTCCATGGACATGGAGCGCCCGGGCGACGGCAAGTGCCAACCCATCGAGATCCCGATGTGCAAGGACATTGGCTACAACATGACCCGCATGCCCAACCTGATGGGCCACGAGAACCAGCGCGAGGCCGCCATCCAGCTGCACGAGTTCGCGCCGCTGGTGGAGTACGGCTGCCACGGCCACCTCCGCTTCTTCCTGTGCTCTCTGTACGCGCCCATGTGCACCGAGCAAgtctccacccccatccccgccTGCCGGGTCATGTGCGAGCAGGCCCGGCTCAAGTGCTCCCCGATCATGGAGCAGTTCAACTTCAAGTGGCCCGACTCGCTGGACTGCAGCAAGCTCCCTAGCAAGAACGATCCCAACTACCTGTGCATGGAGGCGCCCAACAACGGCTCAGACGAGCCCTCCCGGGGCTCCGGCCTGTTCCCGCCCCTCTTCCGGCCGCAGCGGCCGCACAGCGCGCAGGAGCACTCGCTCAGGGACGCGGGCCCGGGGCGCGCCAGCTGCGACAACCCGGGCAAGTTCCACCACGTGGAGAAGAGCGCGGCGTGCGCGCCGCTGTGCACACCCGGCGTGGACGTGTACTGGAGCCGCGGCGACAAGCGCTTCGCGGTGGTGTGGCTGGCCGTCTGGGCTGTGCTGTGCTTCTTCTCCAGCGCCTTCACCGTGCTCACCTTCCTCATCGACCCGGCGCGCTTCAGGTACCCCGAGCGCCCCATTATCTTCCTGTCCATGTGCTACTGCGTCTACTCCGTGGGCTACATCATCCGCCTCTTTGCTGGCGCGGAGAGCATCGCCTGCGACCGGGACAGCGGGCAGCTCTATGTCATCCAGGAGGGGCTGGAGAGCACAGGCTGCACCCTGGTCTTCCTGGTCCTCTACTACTTCGGGATGGCCAGCTCGCTGTGGTGGGTGATTCTCACGCTCACCTGGTTCCTGGCCGCGGGCAAGAAGTGGGGCCATGAGGCCATTGAGGCCAACAGCAGCTACTTCCACCTGGCAGCCTGGGCCATCCCAGCCGTGAAGACCATCCTGATCCTGGTGATGCGCAGGGTGGCGGGCGACGAGCTCACCGGCGTGTGCTACGTGGGCAGCATGGACGTGAACGCTCTCACCGGCTTCGTGCTCGTCCCGCTGGCCTGCTACCTGGTCATCGGCACGTCCTTCATCCTGTCCGGCTTCGTGGCGCTCTTCCACATCCGCAGGGTGATGAAGACGGGCGGAGAGAACACCGACAAGCTGGAGAAGCTCATGGTAAGGATCGGCGTCTTCTCCGTGCTCTATACGGTGCCGGCCACCTGTGTGATCGCCTGCTACTTTTACGAGCGCCTCAACATGGAGTACTGGAAAATCCTGGCCACCCAGCACAAGTGCAGAATGAACAACCAGACCAAGACTCTGGACTGTCTGATGGCTGCTTCCATCCCGGCCGTGGAGATCTTCATGGTGAAGATCTTCATGctgctggtggtgggtatcaccAGCGGGATGTGGATCTGGACGTCCAAAACCCTGCAGTCGTGGCAGAACGTCTGCAGCCGCAGGTTCAAGAAGAAGAGCAGGAGGAAACCCGCCAGTGTGCTCACCAGCGGTGGGATTTACAAAAAAGCCCAGCATCCCCAGAAAACCCATCTCGGAAAATATGAAatccctgcccagcctcccacctGTGTGTGA